A genomic window from Streptomyces broussonetiae includes:
- the scpA gene encoding methylmalonyl-CoA mutase — MGIPDFSGIELGTPVAEGSTEQWLAAGGDRPLWETPEGIGVKPLYTGRDLEGLDFLGTYPGMAPYLRGPYPTMYVNQPWTIRQYAGFSTAEESNAFYRRNLAAGQKGLSVAFDLPTHRGYDSDHPRVTGDVGMAGVAIDSIYDMRQLFDGIPLDRMTVSMTMNGAVLPVLALYIVAAEEQGVPPEKLAGTIQNDILKEFMVRNTYIYPPKPSMRIISDIFAYTSQRMPRYNSISISGYHIQEAGATADLELAYTLADGVEYIRAGREAGLDVDAFAPRLSFFWAIGMNFFMEIAKLRAARLLWAKLVAQFEPKNTKSLSLRTHSQTSGWSLTAQDVFNNVTRTAVEAMAATQGHTQSLHTNALDEALALPTDFSARIARNTQLLIQQESGTTRVIDPWGGSAYVEKLTYDLARKAWQHIQEVEQAGGMAQAIDAGIPKLRVEEAAARTQARIDSGRQPVIGVNKYRVDSDEQIEVLKVDNSSVRAQQIEKLRRLRAERDEQACRDALDALTRAADGKENLLELAVRAARAKATVGEISDALEKVYGRHASQIRTISGVYRNEAGESPSVDRTRALVDRFEEAEGRRPRILVAKMGQDGHDRGQKVIATGFADLGFDVDVGPLFQTPQEVARQAVEADVHVVGVSSLAAGHLTLVPALREQLAEEGREDIMIVVGGVIPPQDVPTLMDMGAVAVFGPGTVIPDAAYDLVQRLSADLGHEL; from the coding sequence ATGGGAATCCCCGACTTCTCCGGCATCGAGCTGGGGACACCCGTCGCCGAAGGCAGCACCGAGCAGTGGCTGGCGGCCGGCGGCGACCGGCCGCTGTGGGAGACCCCCGAGGGCATCGGGGTCAAGCCGCTGTACACCGGCCGCGACCTGGAGGGCCTGGACTTCCTGGGCACCTACCCGGGCATGGCGCCGTATCTGCGCGGCCCGTACCCGACGATGTACGTCAACCAGCCCTGGACCATCCGGCAGTACGCGGGCTTCTCCACCGCCGAGGAGTCCAACGCGTTCTACCGGCGCAACCTGGCGGCCGGCCAGAAGGGCCTGTCGGTCGCCTTCGACCTGCCCACGCACCGCGGGTACGACAGCGACCACCCGCGCGTCACCGGTGACGTCGGCATGGCGGGCGTGGCCATCGACTCGATCTACGACATGCGCCAGCTGTTCGACGGGATCCCGCTCGACCGGATGACCGTGTCGATGACGATGAACGGCGCCGTGCTGCCGGTGCTGGCGCTGTACATCGTGGCGGCGGAGGAACAGGGCGTACCGCCCGAGAAGCTGGCCGGGACCATCCAGAACGACATCCTCAAGGAGTTCATGGTCCGCAACACCTACATCTATCCGCCCAAGCCGTCGATGCGGATCATCTCCGACATCTTCGCGTACACCTCGCAGCGGATGCCGCGCTACAACTCGATCTCCATCTCGGGCTACCACATCCAGGAGGCGGGCGCGACGGCCGACCTGGAGCTGGCGTACACGCTCGCGGACGGCGTCGAGTACATCCGGGCGGGCCGGGAGGCGGGCCTGGACGTGGACGCGTTCGCGCCGCGCCTGTCGTTCTTCTGGGCGATCGGCATGAACTTCTTCATGGAGATCGCCAAGCTGCGCGCGGCCCGGCTGCTCTGGGCCAAGCTGGTCGCGCAGTTCGAGCCCAAGAACACCAAGTCCCTGTCCCTGCGCACCCATTCGCAGACCTCGGGCTGGTCGCTGACCGCGCAGGACGTGTTCAACAACGTCACGCGTACGGCCGTGGAGGCGATGGCCGCGACCCAGGGCCACACCCAGTCGCTGCACACCAACGCGCTCGACGAGGCGCTCGCGCTGCCGACCGACTTCTCGGCGCGCATCGCCCGCAACACCCAGCTGCTCATCCAGCAGGAGTCGGGCACGACGCGGGTCATCGACCCCTGGGGCGGCAGCGCGTACGTGGAGAAGCTGACGTACGACCTCGCGCGCAAGGCCTGGCAGCACATCCAGGAGGTCGAGCAGGCGGGCGGTATGGCGCAGGCCATCGACGCCGGAATCCCCAAGCTGCGCGTGGAGGAGGCGGCCGCCCGCACCCAGGCCCGGATCGACTCCGGGCGCCAGCCGGTGATCGGCGTCAACAAGTACCGGGTGGACAGCGACGAGCAGATCGAGGTCCTCAAGGTCGACAACTCCTCCGTACGCGCCCAGCAGATCGAGAAGCTGCGGCGGCTGCGGGCGGAGCGCGACGAACAGGCCTGCCGGGACGCGCTCGACGCACTCACCCGGGCGGCCGACGGCAAGGAGAACCTGCTGGAGCTGGCGGTGCGCGCGGCCCGCGCCAAGGCGACCGTGGGCGAGATCTCCGACGCCCTGGAGAAGGTGTACGGCCGGCACGCGAGCCAGATCCGTACGATCTCCGGTGTGTACCGCAACGAGGCAGGGGAGTCGCCGTCGGTGGACCGCACGCGTGCCCTGGTGGACAGGTTCGAGGAGGCCGAGGGACGCCGCCCGCGCATCCTGGTCGCCAAGATGGGCCAGGACGGCCACGACCGCGGCCAGAAGGTGATCGCCACCGGCTTCGCCGACCTCGGCTTCGACGTCGACGTCGGCCCGCTGTTCCAGACGCCGCAGGAGGTCGCCCGGCAGGCGGTCGAGGCGGACGTGCACGTGGTCGGGGTGTCCTCACTGGCCGCCGGTCACCTCACGCTCGTCCCGGCGCTGCGCGAGCAGCTCGCCGAGGAGGGCCGCGAGGACATCATGATCGTGGTCGGCGGGGTGATCCCGCCGCAGGATGTGCCGACGCTGATGGACATGGGCGCCGTGGCCGTGTTCGGGCCGGGGACGGTGATCCCGGACGCGGCGTACGACCTGGTGCAGCGGCTGTCGGCCGACCTCGGCCACGAGCTGTAG
- a CDS encoding methylmalonyl-CoA mutase family protein, which yields MTVLPDDGLSLAAEFPDATHEQWQRLVEGVLRKSGKEVSGAAAEDALSTTLEDGLRTRPLYTAREAAPDAGLPGFAPYVRGGRPEGNVAGGWDVRQRHTALAEHAVLADLENGGTSLWLVLGEGGLPVAELPRALDGVYLDLAPVVLDAGRDTEAAAEALLRLYAGKGVAAEAVRGNLGGDPLGYEARTGTALDVAPYAALAARCAATYPGLRALTVDALPYHEAGGSAAQELGASLATGVAYLRELTEAGLTVEQAAGQLEFRYAATADQFLTIAKLRAARRLWARVAEVSGASGAGAQVQHAVTSPVMMSRRDPWVNMLRTTVATLAAGVGGADSVTVLPFDHALGLPDAFARRIARNTSTILIEESHLARVIDPAGGSWYVERLTDELALAAWEFFRSIERDGGQAAALRSGRLRTDLAATWAERSKKLAKRREPITGVSEFPLLSEKPVEREPAPAPPSGGLPRVRRDEAYEELRARSDAHLAATGARPRVFLATLGSAAEYTARATFAANLFQAGGIEPVTEGSFEDSGATEAVLCSSDAQYTEQAEQQAELLRAAGARQVFLAGRGDYRGIDAYVFAGCDAVDVLSTTLDRMGVS from the coding sequence ATGACGGTCCTGCCTGACGACGGGCTCTCACTGGCCGCCGAGTTCCCTGACGCGACGCACGAGCAGTGGCAACGCCTGGTCGAGGGTGTGCTGCGCAAGTCGGGCAAGGAAGTCTCGGGCGCGGCAGCTGAGGACGCCCTGTCCACGACACTGGAGGACGGGCTGCGCACCCGGCCCCTCTACACCGCGCGCGAAGCCGCGCCCGACGCCGGTCTGCCCGGCTTCGCCCCGTATGTGCGCGGTGGCCGCCCCGAGGGCAACGTCGCCGGTGGCTGGGACGTACGGCAGCGGCACACCGCCCTCGCGGAGCACGCCGTCCTGGCCGACCTGGAGAACGGCGGCACCTCCCTGTGGCTGGTGCTGGGCGAGGGCGGCCTACCGGTCGCCGAGCTGCCCCGCGCCCTCGACGGGGTCTACCTCGACCTGGCGCCGGTCGTCCTCGACGCGGGCCGTGACACCGAGGCCGCCGCCGAGGCGCTGCTGCGGCTGTACGCCGGCAAGGGCGTGGCCGCCGAGGCCGTACGCGGCAACCTGGGCGGTGACCCGCTCGGGTACGAGGCCCGTACCGGCACCGCCCTGGACGTCGCGCCGTACGCCGCGCTGGCCGCGCGCTGCGCCGCGACCTACCCGGGCCTGCGCGCCCTCACCGTCGACGCGCTGCCGTACCACGAGGCGGGCGGCTCGGCCGCGCAGGAGCTGGGCGCCTCCCTCGCCACCGGCGTCGCCTACCTGCGCGAGCTGACCGAGGCCGGGCTGACCGTGGAACAGGCGGCCGGGCAGCTGGAGTTCCGTTACGCGGCCACCGCCGACCAGTTCCTGACCATCGCCAAGCTGCGCGCCGCGCGCCGGCTGTGGGCGCGGGTGGCCGAGGTGTCCGGGGCGTCCGGTGCGGGCGCGCAGGTGCAGCACGCGGTGACCTCACCCGTGATGATGAGCCGCCGCGACCCGTGGGTGAACATGCTGCGCACGACCGTCGCCACGCTGGCCGCCGGGGTGGGCGGCGCCGACTCCGTGACCGTGCTGCCGTTCGACCACGCGCTCGGCCTGCCGGACGCGTTCGCCCGGCGTATCGCGCGCAACACCTCCACGATCCTGATCGAGGAGTCCCACCTGGCCCGGGTGATCGACCCGGCGGGCGGCTCCTGGTACGTGGAGCGGCTCACCGACGAACTGGCCCTGGCCGCCTGGGAGTTCTTCCGGTCCATCGAGCGCGACGGCGGCCAGGCGGCCGCTCTGCGCTCCGGCCGGCTGCGCACCGACCTGGCGGCGACCTGGGCCGAGCGGAGCAAGAAGCTCGCCAAGCGGCGCGAACCCATCACCGGCGTCAGCGAGTTCCCGCTGCTGTCGGAGAAGCCGGTGGAGCGCGAGCCCGCGCCCGCGCCGCCGTCCGGCGGGCTGCCGCGGGTACGCCGCGACGAGGCGTACGAGGAACTGCGCGCCCGTTCCGACGCCCACCTCGCGGCGACCGGCGCCCGCCCCCGGGTCTTCCTCGCCACGCTCGGCTCGGCGGCCGAGTACACCGCGCGCGCCACCTTCGCCGCCAACCTCTTCCAGGCGGGCGGCATCGAGCCGGTCACCGAGGGCAGCTTCGAGGACAGCGGCGCCACCGAGGCCGTGCTGTGCTCCAGCGACGCGCAGTACACCGAACAGGCCGAACAGCAGGCCGAGTTGTTGCGCGCAGCCGGTGCCCGGCAGGTGTTCCTGGCAGGCCGGGGGGACTACCGCGGCATCGACGCGTACGTCTTCGCGGGCTGCGACGCCGTAGACGTCCTGTCCACGACCCTCGACCGCATGGGAGTGTCCTGA
- a CDS encoding MarR family winged helix-turn-helix transcriptional regulator: protein MSAADASPADLPECPMAESGDRLLPDELRAWMLLLAATGAVEQRLRSVVKETLDVSHDEFLILCLLAERPRSGLRMTQVADLLGRPKTRLTYQIACLQRAGLVSRRSVCGDKRGVEVVLTDRAREQLRETSVLLAGTVRKALADSMGAEQRAALCALVPDLDDS from the coding sequence ATGTCCGCCGCCGACGCGTCCCCCGCCGACCTGCCCGAATGCCCCATGGCCGAGAGCGGTGACCGGCTGCTCCCGGACGAGCTGCGTGCGTGGATGCTCCTGCTGGCCGCGACCGGGGCGGTGGAACAGCGGCTGCGGTCGGTCGTGAAGGAGACCCTCGACGTCTCCCACGACGAGTTCCTGATCCTGTGCCTGCTGGCCGAACGACCGCGCAGCGGACTGCGCATGACCCAGGTCGCCGACCTCCTGGGCCGCCCCAAGACCCGTCTCACCTACCAGATCGCCTGCCTCCAGCGCGCCGGTCTGGTCAGCCGCCGGTCCGTGTGCGGCGACAAGCGGGGCGTCGAGGTCGTCCTCACCGACAGGGCCCGCGAGCAGTTGCGCGAGACCTCCGTCCTGCTCGCGGGCACCGTCCGCAAGGCCCTCGCCGACTCCATGGGGGCGGAACAGCGCGCGGCCCTGTGCGCACTCGTCCCGGACCTCGACGACTCCTGA
- a CDS encoding YceI family protein: protein MTVTVETGTWQLDPSASAVSLRHKTMWGLVTVKGAFTAVSGGGEVRPDGSATGTVTLEAASLDTKHAKRDTHLRSADFFDADQHPEITFAVRGADRLDTDGVRVTGQLTVRGVSRPQTFTARLASVDADGLTLETEFTVDRAQFGMGWNQLGMMRGLTTVTARLRFTRTAA from the coding sequence ATGACCGTCACCGTGGAAACAGGTACCTGGCAGCTCGACCCCAGCGCGTCCGCCGTGTCCCTGCGGCACAAGACCATGTGGGGCCTGGTCACCGTCAAGGGCGCGTTCACCGCGGTCAGCGGTGGGGGCGAGGTGCGGCCCGACGGCTCGGCCACCGGCACCGTCACCCTGGAGGCCGCCTCCCTGGACACCAAGCACGCCAAGCGGGACACACACCTGCGCTCGGCGGACTTCTTCGACGCCGACCAGCACCCGGAGATCACCTTCGCCGTTCGCGGGGCCGACCGCCTCGACACGGACGGTGTACGGGTCACCGGGCAGCTGACGGTGCGGGGCGTCAGCCGGCCGCAGACCTTCACCGCGCGGCTGGCCTCGGTGGACGCGGACGGGCTCACCCTGGAGACCGAGTTCACCGTGGACCGCGCCCAGTTCGGCATGGGCTGGAACCAGCTGGGCATGATGCGCGGCCTGACCACGGTGACGGCCAGGCTGCGCTTCACGCGTACGGCGGCCTGA
- a CDS encoding cell division protein SepF, whose translation MSRYDVTDEQWEGLAQVVPLRGRDAWPSAVGHRALPDAETETRRRFVVLRVNVFADAREVAETLMAGAPVLLDLSGAETEVAKRVLDFSTGVVFGLGSGMHRVDRNVFLLTPPGTEVSGLMEGAGVSEG comes from the coding sequence GTGAGCCGTTACGACGTCACCGATGAACAGTGGGAGGGGCTCGCCCAGGTCGTGCCGCTGCGGGGTCGGGACGCCTGGCCGTCCGCGGTGGGCCACCGCGCGCTGCCGGACGCCGAGACGGAGACCCGGCGCCGGTTCGTGGTCCTGCGCGTCAACGTCTTCGCGGACGCCCGGGAGGTCGCCGAGACGCTGATGGCCGGTGCGCCGGTCCTGCTCGACCTGTCCGGCGCGGAGACCGAGGTCGCCAAGCGCGTCCTCGACTTCAGCACGGGCGTCGTCTTCGGCCTGGGCAGCGGAATGCACCGCGTCGACCGCAATGTGTTCCTCCTCACCCCGCCGGGTACCGAGGTCAGCGGACTGATGGAGGGTGCGGGGGTCTCGGAGGGCTGA
- a CDS encoding AAA family ATPase → MAVPSVSAGPPAAAASGGTVPAQSHEAREAGDACAVPVPSQQSSAPGGFLDVRARITELRLSAFAGHRRAGFPLGPVTLFAGPSGAGKTTALMAYEALARLGGGAPLAEAFSDPLAGVPQRARPDAGGRRGFRIGCTADGAEGPVRLDIAVQAEPGLRIVGERLTAGGVVLLQTALRDPGRRTVQAAWHTAGSAPVTRAPLPDDRLGTALLPLRVAGKTDGQRRVLAAAEQMVVALRSVFPCDPRPECMRTPVPTGSGRLLPGCDNLADVLWRTRAECSRRHGLLVEALRAGCAGPVADLVAEPLSDGTVCALLDRGDGFRTGLNRLGDGELRYLALTLVLLTGPGVLEVDVPGEVPDALRALTVLADGFDRSLDPSQRLALLRTAARMGERGHIRCLGVVSDASWATGVEGVTVVHLDA, encoded by the coding sequence ATGGCCGTGCCTTCCGTGTCCGCCGGGCCTCCGGCGGCTGCCGCGTCCGGCGGGACCGTCCCCGCGCAGTCCCACGAGGCCCGCGAGGCCGGCGACGCGTGCGCCGTCCCCGTGCCGTCCCAGCAATCCAGTGCTCCCGGGGGCTTCCTCGATGTGCGGGCCCGGATCACCGAGTTGCGGCTGTCGGCGTTCGCCGGGCACCGGAGGGCCGGGTTCCCGCTCGGGCCGGTCACCCTGTTCGCCGGGCCCAGCGGAGCCGGCAAGACGACCGCACTCATGGCGTACGAGGCGCTGGCCCGACTCGGCGGCGGAGCCCCGCTCGCCGAGGCCTTTTCCGACCCGCTCGCCGGTGTGCCGCAGCGGGCGCGCCCCGACGCCGGAGGACGGCGGGGCTTTCGGATCGGCTGTACGGCGGACGGCGCCGAGGGACCGGTCCGGCTCGACATCGCCGTACAGGCCGAACCCGGTCTCAGGATCGTGGGGGAGCGGCTGACCGCGGGCGGGGTCGTCCTGCTGCAGACCGCGCTGCGCGACCCGGGGCGCCGGACCGTGCAGGCCGCCTGGCACACCGCGGGCTCCGCCCCGGTGACCCGCGCCCCGCTGCCCGACGACCGTCTCGGCACCGCCCTGCTGCCGCTGCGCGTGGCAGGCAAGACGGACGGGCAGCGCCGTGTGCTCGCCGCCGCGGAGCAGATGGTGGTCGCCCTGCGCTCCGTCTTCCCCTGCGACCCCCGCCCCGAGTGCATGCGCACGCCCGTCCCCACGGGCTCCGGCCGGCTGCTGCCCGGCTGCGACAACCTCGCCGACGTGCTGTGGCGCACCCGGGCCGAGTGCAGCCGTCGGCACGGTCTGCTGGTCGAGGCGTTGCGCGCGGGCTGCGCCGGGCCGGTGGCCGATCTGGTCGCCGAACCGCTGTCCGACGGCACGGTGTGCGCGCTGCTCGACCGCGGCGACGGCTTCCGCACCGGGCTGAACCGGCTCGGCGACGGCGAACTGCGCTACCTGGCACTGACGTTGGTACTGCTGACCGGACCCGGTGTGCTGGAGGTGGACGTCCCGGGCGAGGTGCCCGACGCGCTGCGCGCCCTCACCGTCCTCGCCGACGGCTTCGACCGCTCGCTCGACCCGTCCCAGCGCCTGGCGCTGCTGCGGACGGCGGCCCGGATGGGCGAGCGCGGGCACATCCGGTGCCTGGGCGTGGTGAGCGACGCCTCGTGGGCCACCGGGGTCGAGGGGGTCACGGTGGTACACCTGGACGCGTGA
- a CDS encoding nucleotide pyrophosphohydrolase, whose amino-acid sequence MTEPLDLARLQRRLAEFAAARNWQPYHTPKNLVAALSVEASELVEIFQWLTPEESTRVMDDPGTAPRVEDEVADVLAYLLQFCEALGIDPLAALDAKIDRNERRFPVAGPDDGDERDQLPGS is encoded by the coding sequence GTGACGGAACCACTCGACCTCGCCCGACTCCAGCGCAGGCTCGCCGAGTTCGCTGCTGCGCGGAACTGGCAGCCGTACCACACGCCCAAGAACCTCGTCGCCGCCCTCTCGGTGGAGGCCTCCGAACTGGTCGAGATCTTCCAGTGGCTGACCCCGGAGGAGTCGACCCGGGTGATGGACGATCCCGGCACCGCACCCCGCGTCGAGGACGAGGTCGCCGACGTACTCGCCTATCTCCTGCAGTTCTGCGAGGCCCTGGGTATCGACCCCCTGGCCGCTCTGGACGCCAAGATCGACCGGAACGAACGTCGCTTTCCGGTCGCGGGGCCGGATGACGGCGACGAACGGGACCAACTGCCGGGCTCCTGA
- a CDS encoding DUF6099 family protein has product MDAIRLILTSRRALANGADAGEIMAEVWQAQALAQAIGSRLAVSGPPELRGEALGLTELAGRGCGVLDPPELDPGDLRAAQLTELDDARETLLCLGGLLGEVGIALVGLASSAADETTYWQCMEAIDAADESRDRVLEMLRKLAAREEVLPEREFG; this is encoded by the coding sequence ATGGATGCGATACGGCTCATCCTGACGAGCCGGCGGGCGCTGGCGAACGGGGCCGACGCAGGCGAAATCATGGCGGAGGTCTGGCAGGCGCAGGCCCTCGCCCAGGCCATCGGCAGCCGGCTCGCGGTCTCCGGCCCGCCGGAGCTGCGCGGCGAGGCGCTCGGCCTGACCGAGCTGGCGGGCCGGGGCTGCGGAGTCCTGGACCCGCCCGAACTCGACCCGGGCGATCTGCGCGCCGCTCAGCTCACCGAGCTGGACGACGCCCGCGAGACCCTCCTCTGCCTCGGGGGGCTGCTCGGTGAGGTCGGCATCGCCCTGGTCGGCCTGGCCAGCTCCGCGGCCGACGAGACGACGTACTGGCAGTGCATGGAGGCCATCGACGCGGCCGACGAGTCGCGCGACCGCGTCCTGGAGATGCTGCGCAAGCTGGCAGCGCGTGAGGAGGTGTTACCGGAGCGGGAGTTCGGCTGA
- a CDS encoding LLM class F420-dependent oxidoreductase, which produces MDLRIFTEPQQGATYNTLLTVAKATEDLGFDAFFRSDHYLRMGSADGLPGPTDAWITLAGLARETKRIRLGTLMTAGTFRLPGVLAIQVAQVDQMSGGRVELGLGAGWFEEEHKAYGIPFPKEKFARLEEQLAIVTGLWAAEVGKTFDFHGTYYDLTESPALPKPAQPKVPVLIGGHGATRTPRLAARYADEFNIPFASVEDSERQFGRVRAAAEEAGRGADALTYSNALVVCVGRDDQEVARRAAAIGRQVDELKANGLAGSPAEVVDKIGRYAAIGSRRIYLQVLDLDDLDHLELISAQVQSQLS; this is translated from the coding sequence ATGGACCTTCGAATCTTCACCGAGCCCCAGCAGGGGGCCACCTACAACACCTTGCTCACCGTGGCGAAGGCCACCGAGGACCTCGGCTTCGACGCCTTCTTCCGCTCCGACCACTATCTGCGCATGGGCAGCGCGGACGGCCTGCCCGGCCCCACGGACGCCTGGATCACGCTGGCCGGCCTCGCCCGTGAGACCAAGCGCATCCGCCTCGGCACGCTGATGACGGCCGGCACCTTCCGGCTGCCCGGTGTGCTGGCCATCCAGGTCGCCCAGGTCGACCAGATGTCCGGCGGCCGGGTGGAGCTGGGCCTCGGCGCCGGCTGGTTCGAGGAGGAGCACAAGGCCTACGGCATCCCCTTCCCCAAGGAGAAGTTCGCGCGGCTGGAGGAGCAGCTCGCGATCGTCACCGGGCTGTGGGCGGCCGAGGTCGGCAAGACCTTCGACTTCCACGGCACCTACTACGACCTCACCGAGTCGCCCGCGCTGCCCAAGCCGGCCCAGCCGAAGGTGCCGGTGCTCATCGGCGGCCACGGCGCGACCCGTACGCCGCGGCTGGCCGCCAGGTACGCCGACGAGTTCAACATCCCGTTCGCCTCGGTCGAGGACAGCGAGCGGCAGTTCGGCCGGGTGCGGGCCGCCGCCGAGGAGGCCGGCCGGGGCGCGGACGCCCTGACGTACTCCAACGCGCTGGTGGTCTGCGTCGGCCGGGACGACCAGGAGGTCGCCCGGCGGGCCGCCGCCATCGGCCGTCAGGTGGACGAGCTGAAGGCCAACGGCCTGGCCGGCTCCCCGGCCGAGGTGGTCGACAAGATCGGCCGGTACGCCGCGATCGGCTCCCGGCGGATCTACCTCCAGGTCCTGGACCTCGACGACCTGGACCACCTGGAGCTGATCTCCGCCCAGGTGCAGTCGCAGCTGTCGTAA
- a CDS encoding CbrC family protein, with product MGTGIYVHAFRDGDTVPMDAAAVREVLLPYAPYDVPEGEPVEWVRAADGSDADVYLHRGVSFDRPGPGVLDIIAELARRTGAAIVLLADPTVIVTSEEDVRHLPEELRVRAVVVPPAALTGQAIEQVVRPRPEPRRRPMLPPFPYHPDPVATGAVTTADESCACCGHDQGWIYTGPVYGEEEPDGRLCPYCIASGTAAKRHGVFFNEVEAGELPDEAARQICERTPGFVTWQDWGWPEHCGDGAVFLGAAGARELRPHPDALDDLRGRCTEWGWEAEPVERFLAALDKNGQPTAYLFRCRVCGTHLARADFT from the coding sequence ATGGGAACCGGCATCTACGTCCACGCGTTCCGTGACGGCGACACCGTGCCGATGGACGCCGCCGCCGTCCGCGAGGTGCTGCTGCCGTACGCCCCGTACGACGTGCCCGAAGGCGAGCCGGTCGAGTGGGTGCGGGCGGCCGACGGCAGCGACGCCGATGTGTATCTGCACCGCGGGGTGTCGTTCGACCGGCCGGGTCCCGGCGTGCTCGACATCATCGCCGAGCTGGCCCGCCGCACCGGTGCGGCGATCGTGCTGCTGGCGGATCCGACGGTGATCGTGACCAGCGAGGAGGACGTGCGGCACCTGCCGGAGGAACTGCGCGTGCGGGCGGTCGTGGTGCCGCCCGCCGCCCTGACCGGGCAGGCGATCGAACAGGTCGTCAGACCGCGGCCGGAGCCCCGGCGCCGGCCGATGCTGCCGCCGTTCCCCTATCACCCGGATCCGGTGGCCACCGGCGCGGTGACCACCGCCGACGAGTCGTGCGCGTGCTGCGGGCACGACCAGGGCTGGATCTACACCGGCCCGGTCTACGGCGAGGAGGAGCCGGACGGACGTCTGTGCCCCTACTGCATAGCGTCCGGCACCGCGGCCAAGCGGCACGGTGTGTTCTTCAACGAGGTCGAGGCCGGCGAACTGCCGGACGAGGCGGCGCGGCAGATCTGCGAACGCACCCCCGGCTTCGTCACCTGGCAGGACTGGGGCTGGCCGGAGCACTGCGGCGACGGTGCGGTGTTCCTCGGCGCGGCCGGCGCGCGGGAACTGCGCCCCCACCCGGACGCGCTCGACGACCTGCGCGGCCGGTGCACCGAGTGGGGCTGGGAGGCGGAGCCGGTCGAGCGGTTCCTCGCGGCGCTCGACAAGAACGGGCAGCCGACCGCGTATCTCTTCCGCTGCCGTGTCTGCGGGACGCATCTCGCCCGGGCGGACTTCACCTGA
- a CDS encoding ferredoxin reductase domain-containing protein: MSLAPRAVLVHRTTEYEELVARHGTHGQAAFFLASRGRDIEEVAERHRRARRALTEVTAAVAPTWRQAQVERGDLDRFLFAPEDVVVVVGQDGLVANTAKYLTGQPVIGIDTDPGRNPGVLVRHRPADAAKLLAAMGTSAPPGSSVDELTMVEAVADDTQRLLALNEIYLGTPGHQTARYRLGLEGDGGVVEAQASSGVLVGTGTGATGWLRSLWQERSSRIALPSPTEDRLVWFVREAWPSPATGTTLVAGELGASTALTVTVESDRLIAFGDGIETDAIQLTWGQTVRVGVCGQRLRLVG, translated from the coding sequence ATGAGCCTCGCCCCGCGCGCCGTACTGGTCCACCGCACCACGGAGTACGAGGAGTTGGTGGCCCGGCACGGCACACACGGCCAGGCCGCGTTCTTCCTCGCCTCCCGGGGCCGGGACATCGAAGAGGTCGCCGAACGCCACCGTCGCGCCCGGCGGGCGCTGACCGAGGTGACCGCGGCGGTCGCGCCGACATGGCGTCAGGCACAGGTCGAACGGGGTGACCTGGACCGGTTCCTGTTCGCTCCCGAGGACGTGGTCGTGGTGGTCGGCCAGGACGGACTGGTCGCGAACACGGCCAAGTACCTGACCGGCCAGCCGGTGATCGGCATCGACACCGACCCCGGCCGCAACCCCGGTGTGCTGGTGCGGCACCGCCCGGCGGACGCCGCGAAGTTGCTTGCGGCGATGGGCACTTCGGCCCCGCCCGGATCTTCGGTGGACGAACTCACCATGGTGGAGGCCGTCGCCGACGACACCCAGCGCCTGCTCGCGCTCAACGAGATCTACCTGGGCACACCCGGTCATCAGACCGCCCGATACCGCCTGGGCCTGGAGGGCGACGGGGGTGTCGTCGAGGCCCAGGCGTCCTCCGGGGTGCTGGTGGGAACCGGCACCGGCGCGACCGGCTGGCTCCGCTCCCTATGGCAGGAGCGGAGCAGCCGGATCGCGCTGCCCTCCCCCACCGAGGACCGGCTGGTCTGGTTCGTCCGCGAGGCCTGGCCGTCACCGGCCACCGGTACGACCCTGGTGGCCGGCGAACTCGGAGCCTCGACGGCCCTGACGGTCACCGTCGAGTCCGACCGCCTCATCGCCTTCGGCGACGGCATCGAGACGGACGCGATCCAGCTGACCTGGGGTCAGACGGTCCGCGTCGGGGTGTGCGGGCAGCGGCTGCGGCTGGTCGGCTGA